Within the Echinicola sp. 20G genome, the region AATTGTAGAAATGCTTCACAATCTTCAGAGCCAGCATAATGCAGAACAATTAATCATAAAGTACTTGAAACAGGAAATAGAATATGTTTCTCGTATGGGGATTAAGACATTAGGACGATTAAAATCAAGTTTAACTGAGAAGTATTGCGAGAAAGCTTGGCAATGGAATAAAAATGACCCTATGAGTGAATACCAAAGAATAATGGCTTTGAATGTACTGTTTGAATATGGATCGCCATTAACTTCTAAGTACATCACTTTGGCTAAAGAAGATGGACGTGAATATTTGGTAAGTCAAGCTATTAATATTGAAAATAAAATAAAAGCTGGTAACACTATATAAAATGCATTGAAACGCATTTTGTACTCAATGTCTTAAACAATCAAGTACCAAATAATAAAACATTTACATCAAGGGCAGACGGTTGAAAGGCTATTCTAGCTTAGATATAGTTTTGAGGAATTGTGATTTTAAAAGGTTATTAATTGTATTTTTCAGAACCTTGTTCAGCGTGTAAGGTAACTTGTGAATGATTCATTTTTGGTGTATTTTTACATCAAAAATAATATTATGGCAAGGCAAAGTATCTCATTCACCAAGCCAAACGATGAATGGCTAAAAGAGCAAGTAGACAATAACGAATATTCCAGTAAAAGTGAACTTGTCAATGATTTGATTAGGCAGGCCAGAAAACAACAAGTGGAAATTGACTGGATAAGGGCCAAACTGGAAAAAGCTGAAAATAGCGGCTTTACTGATGAAAGTAAAGACCAAATTTTAAAGCAGTCAAAGTCTTTACTGAATGGCTAACTATAAATTGAGCAATTTGGCCAAAGAGGACTTGATTAGAATTCATCATTACGGAGTCAAGAAATTTGGGATGGCTCAGGCCGACAAATACTTTGAGTCCTTTTTTGAATATTTTGACATTATTGCTCAAAGACCTTTTGCTTTTGAATCTGTTGACTTTATTAAGAAAGGATATCGAAGATGTGTGTGTGGTTCAGACAGTATCTATTACAAAATCACAGATGATATTGTGGAAATAATGACAATTGTAGGAAGACAAGATTTAAAGAATATCCTTTAATTTTCTGGTTAAGAATACCAATTCTAACAATATAGATTGCTTTTGGTTTTTCCCTTCTAATCCGAATTTGCAA harbors:
- a CDS encoding CopG family transcriptional regulator yields the protein MARQSISFTKPNDEWLKEQVDNNEYSSKSELVNDLIRQARKQQVEIDWIRAKLEKAENSGFTDESKDQILKQSKSLLNG
- a CDS encoding type II toxin-antitoxin system RelE/ParE family toxin; protein product: MANYKLSNLAKEDLIRIHHYGVKKFGMAQADKYFESFFEYFDIIAQRPFAFESVDFIKKGYRRCVCGSDSIYYKITDDIVEIMTIVGRQDLKNIL